One window of the Nocardia huaxiensis genome contains the following:
- a CDS encoding TadA family conjugal transfer-associated ATPase: MSALVTPELLDRVRERLADDGADTDPVQVAAAIRTEAGGVLGDSDLLHALRLLQTELTGAGVLEPLLRDPDVADVLVTAPDAVWVDRGHGLCRTGIRFTDEAAVRRLAQRLALSAGRRLDDAQPWVDGRLVGTEAALGNSSGVRLHAVLAPVSQAGTCLSLRVLRPASQGLDALAASSAIPADAKHLLEQIVRARLAFLVVGGTGAGKTTLLSALLAKVPAAERIICVEDAAELAPPHPHVVRLVARPPNVEGAGEITVRDLVRQALRMRPDRIVVGEVRGPEVIDLLTALNTGHDGGAGTVHANSPREVPARLEALAALGGMSRPALHSQLAAAFQIVLHVHRHPDGARTLREIGVVTRTLGEVEICPAWTADSRPTPGASTLTTLLEERTTQ, translated from the coding sequence ATGAGCGCTCTGGTCACACCCGAGCTGCTGGACCGAGTCCGCGAGCGGCTCGCCGACGATGGCGCCGACACCGATCCGGTGCAGGTGGCGGCTGCCATCCGGACCGAGGCGGGCGGCGTCCTCGGCGACTCCGACCTGCTGCACGCCCTGCGCCTGCTGCAGACGGAACTGACCGGCGCCGGTGTGCTGGAGCCGTTGCTGCGCGATCCGGACGTGGCCGATGTGCTGGTCACCGCGCCGGACGCGGTCTGGGTGGACCGAGGCCACGGCCTGTGCCGCACCGGAATTCGCTTCACCGACGAGGCCGCGGTGCGCCGCTTGGCTCAGCGCCTGGCGCTGTCGGCGGGCCGCCGCCTCGACGATGCGCAACCCTGGGTCGACGGTCGCCTGGTGGGCACCGAAGCCGCACTGGGCAATTCGTCCGGTGTCCGTCTGCATGCCGTCCTCGCGCCTGTATCCCAGGCGGGAACCTGCCTCTCACTGCGGGTGCTCCGCCCAGCCTCGCAGGGCCTGGATGCCCTGGCCGCCTCCAGCGCCATCCCCGCCGACGCGAAGCACCTACTGGAGCAGATCGTCCGAGCCCGCCTGGCCTTCCTGGTCGTGGGCGGCACGGGAGCGGGCAAAACCACGCTGTTGTCGGCACTTCTCGCGAAAGTCCCTGCCGCCGAACGCATCATCTGTGTCGAGGACGCGGCCGAGCTCGCCCCACCCCACCCGCACGTGGTCCGCCTGGTGGCCCGCCCGCCGAATGTCGAAGGCGCGGGGGAGATCACGGTCCGCGACCTGGTCCGCCAAGCCCTCCGCATGCGCCCCGACCGCATCGTCGTGGGCGAGGTCCGAGGCCCCGAGGTCATAGACCTCCTGACCGCCCTCAACACCGGCCACGACGGCGGCGCCGGCACCGTCCACGCCAACTCCCCGCGCGAAGTCCCCGCCCGCCTGGAAGCCCTCGCCGCCCTCGGCGGCATGTCCCGCCCCGCCCTCCACAGCCAGCTGGCCGCCGCCTTCCAGATAGTCCTCCACGTTCACCGCCACCCCGACGGCGCCCGCACCCTCCGCGAAATAGGCGTGGTCACCCGCACCCTCGGCGAAGTCGAAATCTGCCCGGCCTGGACCGCCGATTCCCGCCCCACCCCCGGCGCCTCAACCCTCACCACCTTGCTCGAAGAAAGGACAACCCAATGA
- a CDS encoding type II secretion system F family protein — MVRLAGVEVGQVEVALVCSALALTVAPESAARRRFARLYDGRKSRKLPIAWVIRAGVGAGLAALFAVGVGPLVAALLVVGTFVVRRRRALREARRTAACGRLLEGLETVIGELRVGAHPSAAAEIAARETGGEVGRVFAVSAARSRLGGSGADALRRPESAVAVELSRIAEAWQVAEQHGLALAELLSAARVDLLGRRRFRDRTHAALAGPRATAAVLAGLPVLGVGLGQVMGAAPMHVLFGSSAGSWLLPLGSSLACAGLLWTDATTERVLR, encoded by the coding sequence GTGGTGAGGCTTGCGGGGGTGGAGGTGGGGCAGGTGGAGGTGGCGCTGGTGTGTTCGGCGCTGGCGCTGACCGTTGCGCCGGAGTCGGCGGCACGGCGGCGATTCGCCCGGTTGTATGACGGCCGGAAGAGCCGGAAACTGCCGATTGCCTGGGTGATTCGGGCCGGTGTCGGTGCGGGACTGGCGGCTTTGTTCGCTGTCGGCGTCGGCCCCTTGGTTGCGGCGTTGCTGGTGGTGGGGACGTTCGTGGTGCGGCGACGCCGGGCGCTGCGGGAGGCGCGGCGGACCGCTGCGTGTGGGCGGTTGCTGGAGGGACTGGAGACGGTCATCGGGGAGCTGCGGGTCGGGGCGCATCCGAGTGCGGCGGCCGAGATCGCGGCACGGGAGACGGGCGGGGAGGTGGGGCGGGTGTTCGCGGTCAGTGCCGCTCGCAGCAGGCTCGGCGGTTCCGGGGCCGATGCGCTGCGTCGGCCGGAAAGTGCTGTGGCGGTGGAACTGTCGCGCATCGCCGAGGCGTGGCAGGTCGCCGAACAGCACGGGCTGGCGCTTGCGGAGCTGCTGTCGGCCGCGCGGGTGGATCTGCTGGGGCGCAGGAGGTTCCGGGATCGGACACATGCGGCGCTGGCGGGTCCACGTGCAACTGCGGCCGTGCTCGCCGGCCTACCGGTGCTGGGGGTCGGGCTGGGCCAGGTGATGGGCGCTGCCCCGATGCATGTTCTGTTCGGTTCTTCGGCCGGCTCGTGGCTGCTCCCGCTGGGATCGAGCCTCGCCTGTGCCGGACTGCTGTGGACCGACGCCACTACCGAGCGAGTCCTGCGGTGA
- a CDS encoding type II secretion system F family protein translates to MNQLSIPLALVAVALLLLPGRAGAARRLAGIRGLPHKAVRGGRVSDCAVDPLGAAGTLDLFAACLRAGLPAAAAAGAVAAGAPEPMRGVLRRAADLLLLGADPLTAWEQASVGCTDETVGALVRMVRRSARSGAGLAAGVGELAEQRRAAVEDAAVARAERAGVLISGPLGLCFLPAFVCLGIVPVVIGLAGHVLGDGLL, encoded by the coding sequence ATGAACCAACTGTCGATACCCCTTGCGCTTGTCGCAGTCGCACTGCTGCTGCTTCCGGGGAGGGCCGGTGCGGCGCGCCGACTGGCGGGAATTCGGGGGCTGCCGCACAAAGCTGTTCGCGGCGGCCGGGTTTCAGACTGTGCAGTCGATCCGCTGGGTGCGGCGGGCACGCTCGATCTCTTCGCGGCGTGCCTGCGGGCGGGCTTGCCCGCGGCGGCTGCGGCGGGTGCGGTGGCCGCGGGCGCACCGGAGCCGATGCGCGGCGTATTGCGCCGGGCCGCAGACCTTTTGCTGCTGGGGGCGGATCCGCTCACCGCGTGGGAGCAAGCGAGCGTGGGCTGTACCGACGAGACGGTGGGGGCGCTGGTGCGAATGGTCCGGCGGTCGGCGCGGTCGGGGGCGGGGCTCGCGGCCGGGGTCGGCGAGTTGGCGGAACAGCGGCGGGCCGCGGTCGAGGATGCCGCGGTCGCGCGGGCCGAACGGGCGGGGGTATTGATCAGCGGGCCGCTGGGGCTGTGTTTCCTGCCGGCGTTCGTGTGCCTGGGGATCGTGCCGGTGGTGATCGGCCTGGCCGGTCACGTGCTGGGCGACGGCCTGCTGTGA
- a CDS encoding DUF4244 domain-containing protein has translation MRNLGWGLRARLLAAAVGEEGMSTAEYAIGTIAAAAFGAVLYAVVTGDSIVNALTKIIDKALKTSVG, from the coding sequence GTGCGGAACCTGGGGTGGGGCCTGCGGGCGCGGCTGCTGGCGGCCGCGGTGGGAGAGGAGGGGATGAGTACGGCCGAATACGCCATCGGCACGATCGCCGCGGCGGCGTTCGGGGCGGTGCTGTACGCGGTGGTGACCGGGGACAGCATCGTCAACGCCCTGACGAAGATCATCGACAAGGCGTTGAAGACCTCGGTCGGGTGA
- a CDS encoding TadE family type IV pilus minor pilin — translation MATVEAALALAALVAVLVLGAGVVLAASAQVRCVDAAREAARLTARGDEARAVPIAREVAPPGAVVTVRTDRDLVIAVVTARAPLLSVPLRAEAVAAREPEETR, via the coding sequence ATGGCCACGGTCGAGGCGGCCCTCGCGCTGGCGGCACTGGTCGCGGTGCTCGTGCTGGGTGCCGGGGTGGTGCTGGCGGCGTCGGCGCAGGTGCGCTGTGTCGACGCTGCCCGGGAGGCCGCGCGCCTGACGGCACGCGGTGACGAGGCGCGGGCGGTGCCGATCGCCCGGGAGGTGGCCCCGCCGGGAGCCGTGGTGACCGTGCGAACCGACCGTGACCTGGTGATCGCGGTGGTGACCGCACGGGCACCACTGCTCTCGGTGCCGCTGCGCGCCGAAGCGGTGGCGGCCCGCGAGCCCGAGGAGACGCGATGA
- a CDS encoding Rv3654c family TadE-like protein, protein MTRRGRPATRDTPEPWHCVADPGTPRRGRGATVCDDAGGVTLTACLALAALLAMTLLIGQVGAAVVGRHHVQSAADLAALAAAAALDGGNTAGCARAETIARRMNVRVLDCVVADWDVTVTVEMRMSLGPLGVRPVRAAARAGPAGDIP, encoded by the coding sequence ATGACCCGGCGAGGCCGCCCCGCGACCCGCGACACGCCCGAGCCGTGGCACTGTGTCGCAGATCCCGGCACACCGCGCCGCGGTCGCGGCGCGACGGTCTGTGACGATGCCGGTGGTGTGACGCTGACCGCATGTCTGGCCCTGGCGGCACTGCTGGCGATGACCCTGCTGATCGGCCAGGTAGGGGCGGCGGTGGTGGGCCGTCACCACGTCCAGTCGGCGGCGGATCTGGCCGCGCTGGCGGCGGCAGCGGCCCTCGACGGCGGTAACACCGCGGGCTGTGCCCGCGCCGAGACGATCGCCCGCCGCATGAATGTGCGAGTGCTCGATTGTGTGGTCGCCGACTGGGATGTGACAGTCACTGTCGAGATGCGTATGTCTCTCGGTCCACTGGGCGTTCGACCGGTTCGCGCCGCGGCGCGGGCGGGCCCGGCCGGCGATATCCCCTAG
- a CDS encoding DEAD/DEAH box helicase: MLNRVLTSFSSGDPRLTHVSELPARAAQVTEWPEWISPDVLAAVQATGVEAPWAHQTRAADIAAGGGHVVISTGTASGKSLAYQMPVLTALREDPRATALYLSPTKALGADQLRMATEMTGADSLRGIHPAPYDGDTPQEIRQWVRSNSRWVFTNPDMLHLGLLRSHERWGRLLRQLRYVVVDECHTYRGVFGSHVALVLRRLRRMAARYGADPVFVLCSATTSDPAHTASKLIGAPCTAVTEDGSPQGARTVALWEPPLVGGGLTGENGAAVRKSAGAEAAKVMAELVAEGARTLTFVRSRRGAELIAMDTRRLLADVDAELAERVAAYRSGYLAEDRRALEAALSEGALLGAATTNALELGVDIAGLDAVVVAGYPGTVASFWQQAGRAGRRTQGSLVLLIARDDPLDTYLVHHPEALLGRPLEASITDPHNPYVLGPHLLCAAMEQPLTDAEVLEYGAWELLSGLARQGMIRRRPGAGRDGSARWFTTADAHPHDAVDVRGGIGAAIAIVDCETGRMLGTTDAGRAPATLHPGAVHLHQGESFVVDELDLDEGIALVRAETPGWTTSARAVTSIELDEVTEERTYGQVTTGLGRVFVTRQVVGYLRRLAGGEVLDMVPLDMPAQTLPTRAVFYTVTPELLRRAGIDARQAAGALHAAEHAAIGMLPLVATCDRWDIGGVSTAEHADTGLPTVFVYDGHPGGAGFAERGFARLRHWLAATLAAIRSCGCSSGCPSCVQSPKCGNGNNPLDKAGAARLLGAVLSELADGDEGAVQP; this comes from the coding sequence TTGCTGAATCGTGTCCTAACCAGCTTCAGCAGCGGTGACCCCCGCCTCACCCACGTCAGCGAGCTACCTGCGCGAGCGGCCCAGGTCACGGAATGGCCCGAATGGATATCTCCCGACGTCCTCGCCGCGGTGCAGGCCACCGGGGTCGAGGCGCCATGGGCCCACCAGACCCGCGCCGCGGATATCGCCGCAGGTGGCGGGCATGTCGTAATCAGCACGGGGACCGCTTCGGGCAAGTCTCTGGCCTATCAGATGCCGGTGCTGACAGCCCTGCGGGAGGATCCGCGGGCCACCGCGCTCTACCTGTCGCCCACCAAAGCGCTGGGTGCGGACCAGTTGCGCATGGCCACCGAGATGACCGGTGCCGATTCGTTGCGCGGGATTCACCCGGCGCCCTACGACGGAGACACACCGCAGGAGATACGGCAGTGGGTGCGGTCCAACTCGCGCTGGGTTTTCACCAATCCCGACATGCTGCACCTGGGCCTGCTGCGCTCACACGAGCGGTGGGGACGGCTACTGCGACAGCTGCGCTATGTGGTCGTCGACGAATGCCATACATATAGAGGGGTTTTCGGGTCCCACGTGGCGCTGGTGCTGCGGCGACTGCGCCGCATGGCCGCGCGATACGGGGCCGATCCGGTGTTCGTGCTGTGCTCGGCGACCACCAGCGACCCGGCGCACACCGCCTCGAAACTCATCGGGGCGCCCTGCACCGCGGTCACCGAGGACGGCTCGCCGCAGGGGGCGCGGACCGTGGCGCTGTGGGAGCCACCGCTCGTCGGCGGGGGCCTGACCGGGGAAAACGGTGCCGCCGTACGCAAGTCGGCGGGAGCGGAAGCCGCCAAGGTCATGGCCGAACTCGTGGCCGAAGGGGCACGGACGCTCACCTTCGTGCGGTCGCGGCGCGGCGCCGAACTCATCGCGATGGATACACGGCGGCTGCTGGCGGATGTGGATGCCGAACTGGCGGAACGGGTTGCGGCCTATCGGTCCGGATATCTCGCGGAGGATCGGCGGGCACTGGAGGCGGCGCTGTCGGAAGGCGCGCTGCTCGGGGCCGCCACCACCAATGCGCTCGAACTCGGGGTCGACATCGCCGGGTTGGATGCCGTCGTGGTGGCTGGATATCCCGGGACGGTGGCCTCGTTCTGGCAGCAGGCCGGGCGCGCCGGGCGGCGGACACAGGGGTCGTTGGTGCTGCTCATCGCCCGTGACGATCCGCTCGACACCTATCTCGTGCACCATCCGGAGGCGCTGCTCGGGCGACCGCTGGAGGCCAGCATCACCGATCCGCACAATCCCTATGTATTGGGGCCGCATCTGCTGTGCGCGGCCATGGAACAGCCGCTCACCGATGCCGAAGTACTGGAATACGGTGCGTGGGAACTACTTTCCGGGCTCGCGCGACAGGGGATGATCCGGCGGCGACCCGGGGCGGGACGGGATGGTTCGGCCCGGTGGTTCACCACCGCCGACGCGCATCCGCACGATGCGGTGGACGTGCGCGGGGGCATCGGTGCGGCCATCGCCATCGTGGACTGCGAAACCGGGCGCATGCTGGGCACCACCGATGCCGGGCGGGCGCCGGCGACCTTGCATCCAGGGGCCGTGCACCTGCATCAGGGCGAGAGTTTCGTGGTCGACGAGCTGGACCTGGACGAGGGCATCGCGCTGGTGCGCGCGGAGACGCCGGGGTGGACCACCAGCGCGCGGGCGGTCACCTCGATCGAGCTCGACGAGGTCACCGAGGAGCGGACATACGGGCAGGTCACCACGGGTCTGGGCCGGGTGTTCGTGACGCGGCAGGTGGTGGGGTATCTGCGCAGGCTGGCCGGCGGTGAGGTGCTCGACATGGTGCCGCTGGACATGCCCGCGCAGACGCTGCCGACGCGGGCCGTGTTCTATACGGTCACGCCGGAGCTGTTGCGGCGGGCGGGAATCGACGCCCGGCAAGCGGCGGGGGCGCTGCACGCGGCCGAACACGCCGCCATCGGCATGCTGCCGCTGGTCGCGACCTGTGACCGGTGGGATATCGGCGGTGTGTCCACGGCCGAGCACGCCGATACCGGACTGCCCACGGTGTTCGTCTATGACGGGCATCCCGGTGGGGCCGGCTTCGCCGAGCGCGGGTTCGCCCGGCTGCGGCACTGGCTGGCGGCGACGCTCGCAGCCATCCGGTCCTGCGGATGCAGTAGCGGGTGCCCGTCCTGTGTACAGTCGCCCAAGTGCGGAAACGGCAACAATCCGCTGGACAAGGCCGGTGCGGCGCGGCTGCTCGGCGCGGTGCTGAGCGAGCTCGCGGATGGTGACGAGGGCGCGGTCCAACCGTGA
- a CDS encoding cold-shock protein, with protein MAQGTVKWFNAEKGFGFIAPEDGSADVFVHYSEIQGSGFRTLEENQKVEFEVGQGTKGPQATGVRAL; from the coding sequence ATGGCACAGGGAACTGTGAAGTGGTTCAACGCGGAGAAGGGGTTCGGCTTCATCGCGCCCGAGGACGGCTCCGCTGACGTCTTCGTCCACTACTCCGAGATCCAGGGATCGGGCTTCCGCACCCTCGAGGAGAACCAGAAGGTCGAGTTCGAGGTCGGCCAGGGCACCAAGGGCCCGCAGGCCACTGGTGTTCGCGCGCTCTGA
- the topA gene encoding type I DNA topoisomerase, with amino-acid sequence MATRDRGAAPNSAPDQGRNLRRLVIVESPTKAKKIAPYLGRGYVVEASVGHIRDLPRGAADVPAKYKGQQWARLGVDVDHDFEPIYVVSPDKKAKVSELKSLLADADELYLATDPDREGEAIAWHLLETLKPKVPVRRMVFHEITEPAIQAAARDTRELDKDLVDAQETRRILDRLYGYEVSPVLWKKVMPRLSAGRVQSVATRVIVQRERERMAFRSAEYWDIAAKLDAGGSEEGGNPRVFGARLVQVDGSRVATGRDFGADGQLKTASGVVVLDAGYAQRLAESLHNVDLTVSSVESKPYTRKPYAPFMTSTLQQEAARKLRFTSERTMRVAQRLYENGYITYMRTDSTTLSQSAIDAARAQATQLYGAEYVSPTPRQYNRKVKNAQEAHEAIRPSGDTFQTPGQLHSRLDTDEFRLYELIWQRTVASQMADARGTTLTVRITGVANSGEECVFSASGRTITFAGFLKAYVESVDEEAGGQSDDAESRLPALTEGQGVTAIELAPDGHTTNPPPRFTEASLVKALEELGIGRPSTYASIIKTILDRGYVYKRGSALVPSWVAFAVIGLLEAHFGRLVDFDFTAAMEDDLDAIAGGREQRGNWLSSFYFGGDHGADGSVARSGGLKRMVGDNLDGIDAREVNSIKLFSDDEGRDVVVRVGKFGPYLERMIVNPDDPQGDPVSQRANLPDDLPPDELTPEVAEKLFATPQEGRSLGVDPASGHEIVAKEGRFGPYVTEILPEPAEEPEAKKGAKKAVAPKPRTGSLFKSMDLGTITLDDALKLLSLPRVVGADPASGDEITAQNGRYGPYLKKGTDSRSLTSEDQIFTVTLEEALKIYAEPKRRGGQAASAPPLRELGVDPVSEKPMVIKDGRFGPYVTDGETNASLRKGDEVESITDERASELLADRRARGPVKKAAKKTAKKAAAKKTATSATKVVKKAAAKKAAAKTADGLVTKKAAAKKTTAKKAASAKS; translated from the coding sequence GTGGCAACACGAGACCGCGGTGCAGCGCCGAACTCAGCACCCGACCAGGGCCGTAACCTGCGTCGTCTCGTGATCGTGGAGTCGCCGACGAAGGCCAAGAAGATCGCCCCCTATCTGGGCCGCGGTTATGTCGTGGAGGCGTCGGTCGGTCATATTCGCGACCTGCCGCGCGGCGCGGCGGATGTGCCGGCGAAATATAAGGGACAGCAGTGGGCGCGGCTCGGCGTGGACGTCGATCACGACTTCGAGCCCATCTATGTGGTCAGCCCCGATAAGAAGGCCAAGGTCAGTGAGCTGAAGAGCCTGCTGGCCGACGCCGACGAGCTCTACCTCGCCACCGACCCCGACCGCGAGGGCGAGGCCATCGCGTGGCATCTGCTGGAGACGCTGAAGCCGAAGGTGCCGGTCCGGCGCATGGTGTTCCACGAGATCACCGAGCCCGCCATCCAGGCGGCGGCCCGCGACACGCGCGAACTGGACAAGGATTTGGTCGACGCGCAGGAGACGCGGCGCATCCTGGACCGGTTGTACGGCTACGAAGTGTCGCCGGTGCTGTGGAAGAAGGTCATGCCGCGCTTGTCGGCGGGCCGCGTGCAGTCGGTGGCGACGCGCGTCATCGTGCAGCGCGAGCGGGAGCGCATGGCGTTCCGGTCGGCGGAGTACTGGGATATCGCCGCGAAGCTGGATGCGGGCGGGTCCGAGGAGGGCGGGAATCCGCGGGTCTTCGGGGCGCGCCTGGTGCAGGTGGACGGGTCGCGTGTGGCGACCGGTCGCGATTTCGGGGCCGACGGGCAGCTCAAGACCGCCTCGGGCGTGGTCGTGCTGGATGCCGGGTACGCGCAGCGGCTTGCCGAATCCCTGCACAATGTGGATCTCACGGTCAGCTCGGTCGAATCCAAGCCGTACACGCGCAAGCCGTACGCGCCGTTCATGACCTCGACCCTGCAGCAGGAGGCGGCGCGCAAGCTGCGCTTCACCTCCGAGCGCACCATGCGGGTCGCGCAGCGGTTGTACGAGAACGGCTACATCACCTACATGCGTACCGACTCGACGACGCTGTCGCAGTCGGCGATCGACGCGGCGCGCGCGCAGGCGACGCAGCTGTACGGCGCGGAGTATGTGAGCCCGACGCCGCGGCAGTACAACCGCAAGGTCAAGAACGCGCAGGAGGCACACGAGGCCATTCGCCCCTCGGGTGACACCTTCCAGACGCCGGGACAGCTGCATTCGCGGCTGGACACCGATGAATTCCGTTTGTACGAACTGATCTGGCAGCGCACCGTGGCCTCGCAGATGGCGGACGCACGCGGTACCACGCTGACGGTGCGCATCACCGGTGTCGCGAATTCCGGTGAGGAGTGCGTGTTTTCGGCGTCGGGCCGGACCATCACCTTCGCGGGCTTCCTCAAGGCTTACGTGGAGAGTGTCGACGAGGAGGCGGGCGGCCAGTCCGATGACGCCGAATCGCGGCTGCCGGCGCTGACCGAGGGCCAGGGCGTCACCGCCATCGAGCTGGCGCCGGATGGGCACACCACCAATCCGCCGCCGCGGTTCACGGAAGCTTCGCTGGTCAAGGCGCTCGAAGAGCTCGGCATCGGCCGTCCTTCGACGTACGCCTCGATCATCAAGACGATTCTGGATCGCGGGTATGTGTACAAGCGCGGCAGCGCGCTGGTGCCGTCGTGGGTGGCGTTCGCGGTGATCGGCCTGCTGGAGGCGCATTTCGGGCGGCTGGTGGACTTCGACTTCACCGCGGCCATGGAAGACGATCTCGACGCCATCGCCGGTGGGCGCGAGCAGCGCGGAAACTGGTTGTCCTCCTTCTACTTCGGTGGCGATCACGGCGCCGACGGGTCGGTGGCGCGCTCGGGCGGTCTGAAGCGGATGGTCGGCGACAATCTCGACGGTATCGATGCGCGAGAAGTCAACTCCATCAAGCTGTTCAGCGATGACGAGGGTCGCGATGTGGTGGTGCGGGTCGGCAAGTTCGGGCCGTACCTGGAGCGCATGATTGTCAATCCCGATGACCCGCAAGGGGATCCGGTGTCGCAGCGGGCGAACCTGCCCGACGATCTGCCGCCGGACGAGCTGACCCCCGAGGTTGCGGAGAAGCTCTTCGCGACGCCGCAGGAAGGTCGCTCGCTGGGGGTGGATCCGGCGTCCGGGCACGAAATCGTCGCCAAGGAAGGGCGTTTCGGGCCGTACGTCACCGAAATCCTGCCGGAGCCGGCCGAGGAGCCGGAGGCCAAGAAGGGCGCGAAGAAGGCCGTCGCGCCCAAGCCGCGCACCGGATCGCTGTTCAAGTCCATGGATTTGGGGACGATCACGCTCGACGACGCGTTGAAGCTGCTGTCGCTGCCGCGCGTGGTGGGCGCCGATCCGGCCTCCGGTGACGAGATCACCGCGCAGAACGGGCGGTACGGGCCGTACCTCAAGAAGGGCACCGATTCGCGGTCGCTGACCAGTGAGGATCAGATCTTCACGGTCACGCTGGAGGAGGCGCTCAAGATCTACGCCGAGCCCAAGCGGCGTGGCGGGCAGGCGGCCAGTGCGCCGCCGCTGCGCGAACTGGGCGTGGATCCGGTGTCGGAGAAGCCGATGGTGATCAAGGACGGCCGGTTCGGTCCGTATGTCACCGACGGTGAGACCAACGCGTCGCTGCGCAAGGGCGACGAGGTGGAGTCGATCACCGACGAGCGGGCCTCGGAGCTGCTGGCGGATCGGCGGGCGCGCGGGCCGGTGAAGAAGGCCGCGAAGAAGACCGCCAAGAAGGCTGCGGCGAAGAAGACCGCGACCTCGGCGACGAAGGTGGTCAAGAAGGCGGCCGCGAAGAAGGCCGCGGCCAAGACCGCGGATGGGCTGGTGACCAAGAAGGCCGCCGCGAAGAAGACGACGGCCAAGAAGGCAGCGTCCGCCAAGTCCTGA
- a CDS encoding DUF664 domain-containing protein, with protein sequence MTDREREDLIAGMADQRRLFGITLRGIDDDQARQRTTVSELTLGGLLHHLIATERHWTTVLVERDENSEFDVSEMDSAHRMGPDETVAGLLAEWAALAEQTEKLIREIDSFDTPIPIPTAPWAPERQWWPARHIFYNLFREFAHHSGHADIIRESLDGANTTQQRV encoded by the coding sequence ATGACCGATCGGGAGCGCGAGGATCTCATCGCGGGCATGGCCGATCAGCGCAGGCTGTTCGGTATCACGCTACGCGGCATCGACGATGACCAGGCTCGGCAGCGCACCACGGTCAGTGAACTCACTCTCGGTGGTCTGCTGCACCATCTGATCGCCACCGAACGGCATTGGACCACGGTGCTCGTCGAGCGCGACGAGAACTCGGAATTCGATGTGTCCGAAATGGATTCGGCGCATCGGATGGGTCCGGACGAGACCGTCGCGGGGCTGCTGGCCGAGTGGGCGGCGCTCGCCGAGCAGACCGAGAAGCTGATCCGCGAGATCGACAGCTTCGACACGCCCATCCCGATCCCGACCGCGCCGTGGGCGCCGGAGCGGCAGTGGTGGCCGGCGCGGCACATCTTCTACAACCTCTTCCGCGAATTCGCGCACCACAGCGGCCACGCCGACATCATTCGGGAGTCACTGGACGGGGCGAATACGACCCAGCAGCGCGTCTGA